The nucleotide window AGCGGGCCGCTACGAAGGCATCCTGACCGGCGCAGGCCAGACGGAGATTGAGGCGCTGCACAAGGGCCGCATCATCGCGGTGGCCCAGATCACGCCGCATCCGACGGAAAGCGGGGCGCAGCGTGTCGCCATCGACCTGCCCGCCGATATCCTCAGCGACGGGGTGCAGGTGATCGGCCTGCGCTCCACCGCGACGGGCGAAGTGCTGGACCGGATCACGTTGATGGCGGGTACGGCACTGGATGAGGATATCCGGGGAGAGATGGCGCTGCTGCGCGATGAGCTGGAAATGCTCAAACGCGCCTTCCGCCGCCATTGTGCGGAAACCGGACAGGACTAACCGCCCGGTCTAGAAACCTACCTGACAGGTGCGGCGTGAGATCAGGCGCGGAACTTGCGGTTCCGGGCGGCCAGAAGCTTCAGGCGCAGCGCGTTGAGCTGGATGAAACCCTGCGCATCGGATTGGTCATAAGCGCCCATATCCTCCTCAAACGTCACATGCGCCTCGGAATAGAGCGAATGATCCGACCAGCGCGCCACGGTCCGTGCGCTGCCCTTGTAGAGCTTCAGGCGGACTGTGCCGGTCACATGCTCCTGGCTCTTGTCGATTAGGGCCTGCAACATCTCTCGCTCCGGTGAGAACCAGAAGCCATTATAGATCAACTCGGCGTATTTCGGCATGATGCTGTCTTTCAGGTGCCCCGCTCCGCTGTCGAGCGTGATTTGCTCGATCCCGCGATGGGCCTCCAGAAGGATCGTGCCGCCCGGCGTCTCGTAGATGCCGCGGGATTTCATGCCGACGAAACGGTTTTCCACCAGATCAAGGATACCGATCCCGTGCTTGCCACCCAATTCGTTGAGGCGTGTCAGGATCGTCGCGGGGCTCATCGCCTCACCGTTGATCGACACCGCATCGCCCCGCTCGAACCCGATTTCCACCATCTCCGGCGTGTCGGGGGCATCCTCCGGGCGCGTGATACGCTGGAGGACGTAGTCAGGCGCTTCCTCGGCGGGGTTCTCCAACACCTTCCCCTCGGAAGACGTGTGCAGGAGGTTCGCATCGACGCTGAACGGCGCTTCGCCGCGCTTGTCCTTAGCGATGGGGATCTGGTGCGCTTCGGCGAATTCGATCAGCTTCGTACGGCTGCCCAGGTCCCATTCCCGCCAAGGCGCGATCACCTTGATCTCGGGGTTGAGGGAATAGGCGCACAGCTCGAACCGGACCTGGTCATTGCCCTTGCCCGTCGCCCCGTGACTGACGGCATCCGCCCCGGTTTCCGCCGCGATCTCCACCAACCGTTTGGAAATCAGCGGGCGCGCGATAGAAGTGCCCAGAAGGTACAATCCCTCGTAAAGCGCGTTGGCGCGGAACATGGGAAAGACGAAGTCGCGGACGAATTCCTCCCGCACGTCCTCGATGAAGATGTTTTCGGACTTGATGCCGAGCAGTTCCGCCTTCTTCCGCGCAGGCTCCAACTCCTCCCCCTGGCCAAGATCGGCGGTGAAGGTCACGACCTCGCAACCATATTCCGTCTGCAACCATTTCAGGATGATCGAGGTATCGAGGCCGCCGGAATAGGCAAGCACGACCTTCTTGGGGTGAGTCATCTGAAACGCTCCGTCCGTGATGTGGTTGACGGTCGCGCCGATACCGGGTTTTCAGGGGGTGAGCAAGCGAAGGGCGGCACGATGGATTACGGATATCAGGTTTTGCGCCATGTGGTGCAGCAGGTTCTGGGCAATCTGGGCGCAGCCGCGCGCATCACGCTGGCACTGGTGCTGATTCCGGCGGCGATCATATTCCTGACCAATCCCGAATTGATCGAACAGAGCATGCAGCCGGCCGATCCGCTCGCGCAGCCGGGAGATGTGATCTTGCCGCCGGTCAACGGGCTGGGTCTTGCGATCGGGATTATCGCGGCAATCGTCGGCTGGATGTGGGCGGCCGTGTCCTGGCACCGCTTCGTGCTGCTTGAGGAATACCCAAGCGGCGTCTTGCCGCCATGGCGCGGGGCGCAGATCGTCAACTATTTCGGCAATTCGCTTCTGGTTCTTTTGGTGTTGTTCGGGGCCGTGCTTGTCATGGGCATCGTCATCGCCATCGTGACCTTTGCCCTGCAAAACATCGCAATCGCGGTCCTGCTTGGGGTGGGTCTGGCAATCGGGGCCAGCTGGGTCGCCGTACGCATCGGGCTGATCCTGCCCGCGGCAGCAGTGGGGGAGAAGATGGGTGTCGGCGAAAGCTGGCGCGTGACCGCGCCGGTGTCTGGCCAGCTGCTGTTGCCGGTGATCGTGCTGGCCTTGGTCTTCGGCCTCATCAACCAGGCCGTCACGCTGGCCTTCGGGCCGACCCTTGTGGCGGCGGGGGTTGGATTGTTGGTGTATTGGGTGCAGCTATTGATGAACCTGGCGTTGATGACCACGCTTTACGGCAATCTTGTCGAAGGGCGGCAGCTGAACTGAACGCTGGACAGGCTCCGCCAAACGCGCCACTCCGAACGCATGACCGATTTCGCCACCAGATCAAGGGCCGCGACCGACGCCTTGCGCGACGTGTTCCCGCCCACGCCGCTGCTGAAGAACGCCTATCTGAGTGAGCGGTACGGGGCCGACATCTGGCTCAAACGCGAAGACCTCAGCCCGGTCCGATCCTACAAGCTGCGCGGTGCGTTCAACGCCATGCGCAAGGTGCGGGTGGCCGATCCGGGCCAGATGCATTTTGTTTGCGCAAGTGCGGGCAACCACGCGCAAGGTGTCGCCTTCGTCTGCGCGCATTTCGGGGTGCGCGGGCAGATCTTCATGCCCGTCACGACGCCCGAGCAGAAGATTCTCAAGACCCGCACCTTCGGCGGCGACGCGGTGGAGATCGTGCTGGAAGGCGATTTTTTCGATGAAACCCTCGCCGCCGCCAAGGCCCATTGCGCGGAGGCGGGAGCGCATTTCCTGTCTCCCTTCGACGATTCCGACGTGATCGAGGGGCAAGCCTCCGTCGCGGTGGAAATGATGGAGCAATTGGGACGCGCGCCCGATCATCTGGTCCTGCCAGTGGGGGGCGGTGGCCTGTCGGCGGGCATGCTGTCCTACCTGCGCGAAGTGGACGCGCCGACGCGTGCGACGCTGGTGGAACCGGCGGGTGGCGCAAGTCTGACGGCGGCCCTGCGGATCGGTGCGCCGCAAACGATCGAGATCACCGATACGTTCGTCGACGGCGCCGCCGTGGCGCGCATCGGGGACCGCACGTTCGAGGTGCTGCGGAACATCCCCCCCGGCGACGTCCTGATCGCGCCCGAGAACCGGATCTGCGTGACGATACAGGAGATGCTGAACCTGGAAGGGATCGTTCTGGAACCCGCCGGTGCCTTGTCGGTCAACGTTCTCGACGACATCGCGGATCGGATCGCAGGCAAGACGGTCGTATGCGTCACGTCCGGGGGCAATTTCGATTTCGAGCGTCTGCCGGAGGTGAAAGAACGGGCGCAGAATTGGCAGGGGCTCAAGAAATACTTCATTCTGCGCCTGCCTCAACGACCCGGCGCGCTGCGCGATTTCCTCGACCTTCTGGGCCCTGAGGACAACATTACGCGATTCGAATACCTCAAGAAGAACTCCCGCAATTTCGGGTCCGTCCTGATCGGGATCGAGACGGAGCGCGCGGGCAGCTTCGATGATCTGGGCGATCGCGTGGCGTCACGCGGGTTCGGGTTCCGCGACATCACGGATGACAACATCCTCGCCGACTTCCTGATCTGAAATGCGGCGCACCGCGTGTGTCAGGCGGCATATGTCAGGCGGCGTCAGCCAGCTCCGGCACGGTCGGTCGCACCTCCGCCAAGGCGTCATCGAACGCGCGTCGAACCGCTTCCACATCCGGCGCCGCACCCGTCTGACAGGCCGTTTCAGCCGATGCGCAGGCTTCGACCAGTGCCGTGAACCCCAGATTGGCCGCCGATCCACGCACGAAGTGAAAGTCGGCGACGTTGGCCGTTGCCGGGTCCAGCCCATCGAGGCTTTCCTGCAATTCCGCCACGAACAGGATGGCGACGTCGGCGAAATCCTCCTCCCCGATGTCGCTGCGCAATTCGTTCAGGCGGTCCCAGTCAATGGCGCTCATCCCGCTGCCTCCGATCCAACTCACGCCCGGATCAAAGCGATAACCC belongs to Hasllibacter sp. MH4015 and includes:
- a CDS encoding argininosuccinate synthase is translated as MTHPKKVVLAYSGGLDTSIILKWLQTEYGCEVVTFTADLGQGEELEPARKKAELLGIKSENIFIEDVREEFVRDFVFPMFRANALYEGLYLLGTSIARPLISKRLVEIAAETGADAVSHGATGKGNDQVRFELCAYSLNPEIKVIAPWREWDLGSRTKLIEFAEAHQIPIAKDKRGEAPFSVDANLLHTSSEGKVLENPAEEAPDYVLQRITRPEDAPDTPEMVEIGFERGDAVSINGEAMSPATILTRLNELGGKHGIGILDLVENRFVGMKSRGIYETPGGTILLEAHRGIEQITLDSGAGHLKDSIMPKYAELIYNGFWFSPEREMLQALIDKSQEHVTGTVRLKLYKGSARTVARWSDHSLYSEAHVTFEEDMGAYDQSDAQGFIQLNALRLKLLAARNRKFRA
- the ilvA gene encoding threonine ammonia-lyase IlvA, yielding MTDFATRSRAATDALRDVFPPTPLLKNAYLSERYGADIWLKREDLSPVRSYKLRGAFNAMRKVRVADPGQMHFVCASAGNHAQGVAFVCAHFGVRGQIFMPVTTPEQKILKTRTFGGDAVEIVLEGDFFDETLAAAKAHCAEAGAHFLSPFDDSDVIEGQASVAVEMMEQLGRAPDHLVLPVGGGGLSAGMLSYLREVDAPTRATLVEPAGGASLTAALRIGAPQTIEITDTFVDGAAVARIGDRTFEVLRNIPPGDVLIAPENRICVTIQEMLNLEGIVLEPAGALSVNVLDDIADRIAGKTVVCVTSGGNFDFERLPEVKERAQNWQGLKKYFILRLPQRPGALRDFLDLLGPEDNITRFEYLKKNSRNFGSVLIGIETERAGSFDDLGDRVASRGFGFRDITDDNILADFLI
- a CDS encoding Hpt domain-containing protein, which codes for MSAIDWDRLNELRSDIGEEDFADVAILFVAELQESLDGLDPATANVADFHFVRGSAANLGFTALVEACASAETACQTGAAPDVEAVRRAFDDALAEVRPTVPELADAA